In candidate division TA06 bacterium, a single genomic region encodes these proteins:
- a CDS encoding HD domain-containing protein, with translation MNLELLLSFLGKLEKLKCMPRHSWTSSGRQESVAEHSWRLAAIIYLLKDELKGYDIEKMLAMALFHDLSEIKHGDIPGFDKTDADVKNEKKALADISKEYNQLGIGNIINTIDDFDGQFSKEAQLVKALDKLEAVIQHNEADIKTWIDREYGLNLSYGFEECQIENTIADFRKLVKEKTMEKIHNQNPRI, from the coding sequence ATGAACTTAGAACTGCTGCTTTCTTTCCTTGGTAAGTTAGAAAAATTGAAGTGCATGCCCCGGCATTCTTGGACTTCAAGTGGAAGACAAGAAAGCGTAGCAGAGCATTCCTGGAGACTGGCTGCAATTATTTATTTATTGAAAGACGAATTGAAAGGTTATGATATTGAAAAGATGCTCGCCATGGCTCTATTTCATGATTTAAGCGAGATAAAACATGGCGATATCCCCGGCTTTGACAAAACAGATGCTGATGTGAAAAACGAAAAAAAGGCCTTGGCGGATATTTCAAAAGAATACAATCAACTTGGGATCGGAAACATTATTAATACGATAGACGATTTTGATGGGCAGTTCTCAAAAGAAGCCCAGTTAGTAAAAGCACTCGATAAACTGGAAGCAGTTATTCAGCACAATGAAGCTGATATAAAAACATGGATTGACAGAGAATACGGCCTTAACTTGTCTTATGGTTTTGAAGAATGCCAGATTGAAAACACCATTGCTGATTTCAGAAAACTGGTGAAAGAAAAAACGATGGAAAAGATACACAACCAAAATCCCCGTATTTGA